A part of Escherichia ruysiae genomic DNA contains:
- a CDS encoding antirestriction phage head protein DarA has protein sequence MEQFNINKGVTIKPGLDVLPPPVTDDEYRALMAGEDRYLMTESNTLEEIEATFFYDTPIHWCATDLLEAISSTRLQLHRTMQAFVRALNQKLNGTGISAGSDKTGDVAQSGARAIGGAEIGRARNVNGLPVLPAIIPLSDGQTISILFHSPTAENRITNSDTLVAFQFLLNKKDVTHTVAPMSGRDMTLAQVTMKLANLAEKNSAKFQRAQKKKKALVDEITQLQADSDQKEDAMSDLADQVAAVEGQKADLEQKINAVASEADSLYQENERLQAEIDQLNRTGGRDTIAPAGMTGGHSRALTDRLASIKNRMHMNGEVTLSNGASMKQFIEDGEGYIQLTDSDGSVYMIKAKSIQGVDMADAIGKLFKAYKAGNVSEYLVQPEEHKPEKVEPEPAEDTGSSSPEPEVSVGAYRYALQMRPAAPGAIPEGNKAILPRPDEGDPYYEYARYGIATYDTPLSDQQMSEYDLKLLPREDSFDFLAKTLTNGPFGKYAQKALELATSSPDEFRVMLKTQFQKTFPNIAFPGGAGTEKMVQSMINALQAEVGEITQPEPAPAQPDETVSEADAEANKAIEYLNNVMDMQSTDMAEIRNARGNVREAIAALQAAGRFEENEELVNGAARHLADLLVAIQKAGVAA, from the coding sequence ATGGAACAGTTCAATATCAATAAAGGGGTGACGATTAAGCCTGGGCTTGACGTGCTTCCCCCGCCGGTGACTGATGATGAATATCGCGCATTAATGGCCGGTGAGGACCGCTATCTGATGACGGAATCCAACACGCTGGAGGAAATCGAGGCTACGTTCTTCTATGACACGCCGATCCACTGGTGTGCTACGGATTTACTGGAGGCGATTAGTTCTACTCGTTTGCAGTTACACCGGACCATGCAGGCATTTGTCCGGGCATTGAACCAGAAGTTGAATGGTACAGGAATCTCTGCGGGGAGTGATAAAACGGGTGATGTGGCCCAGAGCGGCGCGCGAGCGATCGGCGGCGCTGAAATTGGCCGGGCGCGTAACGTTAACGGGCTGCCGGTCCTGCCAGCCATTATTCCGCTCAGTGATGGTCAGACTATCAGCATTCTGTTTCATAGCCCGACGGCGGAAAACCGGATCACAAATAGCGATACGCTGGTTGCTTTCCAGTTCTTACTGAATAAAAAAGACGTTACTCACACCGTTGCGCCGATGAGTGGACGTGATATGACGCTGGCGCAGGTCACCATGAAACTTGCCAACCTTGCAGAGAAAAACTCGGCAAAATTCCAGCGTGCGCAGAAGAAGAAAAAAGCCCTGGTTGATGAAATAACCCAGCTACAGGCTGACAGTGACCAGAAAGAGGATGCCATGAGCGACCTCGCGGATCAGGTGGCTGCGGTAGAAGGCCAGAAGGCAGATCTGGAGCAGAAAATTAACGCGGTTGCTTCGGAAGCGGATTCTCTTTATCAAGAAAATGAGCGTTTGCAGGCGGAGATTGATCAGCTCAATCGCACTGGTGGGCGCGATACCATTGCTCCAGCGGGGATGACTGGTGGGCACTCTCGCGCGCTGACGGATCGCCTTGCAAGTATCAAAAATCGTATGCATATGAACGGGGAAGTGACGCTCAGTAATGGTGCATCAATGAAGCAATTCATTGAGGACGGTGAAGGGTATATCCAGTTAACCGATTCGGATGGCAGCGTGTACATGATCAAGGCTAAATCCATACAGGGTGTGGACATGGCAGATGCGATCGGCAAGCTGTTTAAAGCCTATAAAGCGGGTAATGTATCGGAATACCTGGTCCAACCAGAAGAACATAAACCGGAAAAGGTCGAACCTGAACCAGCGGAGGATACCGGTAGCTCTTCGCCTGAACCAGAAGTCTCTGTAGGTGCATATCGATATGCCCTGCAAATGCGTCCGGCGGCCCCTGGCGCAATACCTGAAGGTAACAAAGCAATTCTGCCGCGCCCTGATGAAGGTGACCCGTATTATGAATATGCACGCTACGGCATTGCTACTTACGATACCCCGCTTTCTGATCAGCAAATGAGTGAGTACGACCTGAAGTTATTGCCTCGCGAGGATTCTTTCGACTTCCTGGCGAAGACACTTACTAATGGTCCGTTTGGCAAATATGCACAAAAAGCTCTGGAGCTGGCCACCAGCTCACCAGACGAGTTCCGCGTAATGCTGAAAACTCAGTTTCAAAAAACTTTCCCCAATATTGCGTTTCCTGGGGGCGCTGGCACCGAGAAAATGGTGCAGAGCATGATCAATGCATTGCAGGCCGAAGTCGGTGAGATTACTCAGCCAGAACCGGCCCCGGCACAGCCTGATGAAACGGTTAGCGAAGCAGATGCAGAGGCTAATAAAGCCATTGAATATCTCAATAACGTGATGGATATGCAAAGCACTGACATGGCGGAGATCCGTAACGCTCGGGGCAATGTCCGGGAAGCGATTGCAGCCCTTCAGGCTGCCGGACGTTTTGAGGAAAACGAAGAGCTGGTTAACGGCGCAGCTCGCCACCTGGCTGATCTGTTGGTAGCAATCCAGAAAGCGGGGGTAGCGGCATGA
- a CDS encoding defense against restriction DarA-related protein: MTKNKYATVDFDQVNEKGLKSLITAINKTGVTVIEVDSSNRATTKDGVKVKTAKLVLNDGQILAIQVNDTGDISSVKLNGKAIPNAQSPDIKTLGTVMGQAARKNSAKFQKSLIAKAKRVANPVDKKPAVKSNFQRLQEAKQRNAQVAAAYKSAQNSVSFNQQQITDLRAKLDKETGRLNNEKARNGELKRRLKQLKAGN; encoded by the coding sequence ATGACGAAAAATAAGTATGCAACGGTCGATTTTGACCAGGTTAATGAAAAGGGGCTGAAATCCCTTATCACGGCGATCAATAAAACCGGTGTGACTGTGATTGAGGTTGACTCCAGCAACCGCGCAACAACGAAAGATGGCGTTAAAGTTAAAACCGCAAAGCTGGTTCTTAACGACGGACAAATTCTTGCCATACAGGTAAACGATACTGGCGATATATCGTCTGTGAAACTGAATGGAAAAGCTATTCCTAACGCTCAGTCGCCGGATATCAAGACGCTTGGTACCGTCATGGGGCAAGCGGCCCGAAAAAACTCCGCAAAATTCCAGAAATCACTGATCGCCAAAGCGAAACGTGTTGCCAATCCGGTAGACAAGAAACCGGCAGTTAAATCCAACTTTCAGCGCCTGCAAGAGGCAAAACAGAGGAATGCTCAGGTGGCTGCCGCTTATAAGTCCGCGCAGAACTCGGTGTCTTTCAATCAACAGCAGATCACCGATTTGCGGGCGAAGCTGGATAAGGAGACGGGCCGACTCAATAACGAAAAGGCCCGAAATGGCGAACTCAAACGCCGTCTTAAGCAACTGAAAGCAGGAAATTAA